The genomic DNA TATAGTCTGTCAGATTAATTTTTTGCGTACAACGTGAAAAAAAGCCCTGTTGAAAAAAGCGAGTAAGAAGTAATGAAGTTCTAAATGCAAAAACATCCATTGTAAAACTGACTTCAACATTTTTACTTTGGTAACAGCGGTGTCGGATGTACTTCCGGTTGAATCACAAGCACATCCGGGGACGTTCATTTTTCCCACATTCATCCTCCTTTCTTTCCGTCGAATCCAGATAATTAACCACTGTTCTTTACACTAACCGGAGGAATCACAGCAATGCGGGTTCTGGTGCTGTTTGCGGTGGCTCTGCTGTCCCTGAGCCCGGCGGAGGTGCGAGGAGCCGAGAAGAAGCTGCAGATCGGCATCAAGAAGCGAGTGGACAATTGTTCCATCAGGTCACGTAAAGGCGACGTGCTCAACATGCACTACACCGGGAAACTGGAGGACGGAACCGAGTTTGACAGCAGCATCCCCCGCGACAGGCCCTTCACCTTCACCCTGGGCACCGGGCAAGTGATTAAAGGCTGGGACCAGGGGCTGCTGGGCATGTGCGAGGGCGAGAAGAGAAAGCTGGTCATTCCGTccgagctcggctacggagacCGGGGAGCTCCCCCCAAGATCCCCGGAGGAGCGACTCTCATCTTCGAGGTGGAGCTGCTGAGCATCGAGAGAAGATCCGAACTCTGAGAAGAGGACATGGTAAGAAGGACCATTTTTATTACTTATGTTTAACAACCCGTGTATAGGTAAAGCTGGAGCATactttggggtcattttgaccccattcaGTCTTTATCATTACCAATTTGACGCGTaaaattgattaagcataaaattatcttaattatatttatgtgtgtgtgtatctgtctaTGTGTAATAAGGCTGCACGGTTTTAGTTCAAAACAAAatccagatttttttattttgaaaactcgATTTTCGATTCTCCTTTCGATTCGATTTGGATGagaactattcaagataaattaattctaattttaaaagtttggcctgatggtggcgctcgagaacaggtcaaggtttcattatcatggggttatttatgtattgaacaaataaacaaagtgcctgacacaaaaacttggttttctgaaaatcattttctggaggcaaatatccctggggtcagattgaccctaaGGGTAAAACGTGTTAGTAATTTTTGAGGGTTAATTAATAAGGTTAACAATCATGAGATTTTGCACAattcttttaataaataaagcacAGATTTTCTCACATGGATTTTGAGcgggtttggggtcaattaaaattgtaattgtgtcattgataattaattactattatggtgtaactataattgtaattgtaattttaaaaatctgttgctgttgtaatcataattatatTGAATTtagttaattaattttaatttctcaACTTAAACAGGTGGGCTGACAGATTATGTCAATTCTGGTGTAAAATATGACCCGATGTGACAAAGTTCACCTCCTGAGATTGGATTAGCTTGATGCAAactaatctatctataaaggcaaggaatctctgtttgtgtgtgtgtgtctgtggctcaaatatctctgcggttcagggacagacagagctgagacgttcaacatggctgctgcttagtTCAAGGttgtgcaacgttggatttgtttggacgccctACCTCCTGAGTCGActgactcagtgatgatgtcatcagttctacatttcataaatgctttacacattccgtgtgcatctaaactgactgt from Gouania willdenowi chromosome 4, fGouWil2.1, whole genome shotgun sequence includes the following:
- the fkbp2 gene encoding peptidyl-prolyl cis-trans isomerase FKBP2 — translated: MRVLVLFAVALLSLSPAEVRGAEKKLQIGIKKRVDNCSIRSRKGDVLNMHYTGKLEDGTEFDSSIPRDRPFTFTLGTGQVIKGWDQGLLGMCEGEKRKLVIPSELGYGDRGAPPKIPGGATLIFEVELLSIERRSEL